acctgatttgtgaacaggaaccaccttccccaccttccagtcgcttGGTAGTGATAAGCAGTGTAATGATTGTTGGAATATCCTAGAAAGAATAATTGATGAATACAGTTCAGTACACTTTAGTATTTTTGAATTAATTTCATCTGAACCCACTGACGAAGATATTTTCAAATTACCAATTAGTTTTCTAATGCCCACCCAGTCTATAAGAATTGAATCCATTGGGGTATCATAAACTGTCGTTGAAGGTGGCAAAAGCATCGGTGCAGCGTCATGGAAAAAGGAAGCAAAGACATTAAAAATTGTGCAACACTGAACACTTTGAACAGGGGTGTTAGACTGGGACAATTGTATTGCGGCTGGTGTATTACCACGAACAacattccagaatttacgtgggtTGACACGTAAGTATGATGGTAATGTAATGTTAAAAAAGGTTTGCTTAGCTTGGGAAATGGCGCTACAATATTCATCGTTGATGCGGTGATATTCGGACCAACGAATCGGGTTGTTAGAGTTTTTTGCGGAACGAAATAACCGTTTTTTCTTGTTCCGAAGACGGCGCAAGGCGGCCGTAAACCAAGGCGACTGCGGATTACAGTGTACTTTTCGTTGCGGTACATGTTTTTGAATTAGGAATAACAGTTTGCATTTATAAAGGGACCAGTTTTCTTCAAGTGTTCGTTGGTCGAAATCGGGCATCACTGCATCCATAAAATGCTCCATTTCTTGCATAATTGCGGGAATATCAGCTTTGGAATAATCGCGAATTGTCTTAACTTTCTTTGTGTAAGAAAAGCGTGTTTTTAAATCAAACTGCAGCAATGAATGATCACTTATCCCAGGAAGATAAGTTAAGGAGGAAACTAGGTCGGGGGTAGTAGACAGCACTAGGTCAAGTGTGTTAGAAGATGTTGGAGTGACTCGGGTTGGTTTGTGGACCAGCTGTGTTAAGTTGAAGTCAAAGCACAAATTTAAGAATTCAATGGACTCGGCTGAAGTACGTTTAAAATTAACACAGTCAGTCTCCCATATTATATCTGGAAATTTAAAGTCCCCTAAAATAAATAATGGAGGGTTGGGAAACCTAACAATCAATTTGTTAAGGACGTCATGGAAATCTGCAGAAAATGTAGAGGACGAATTTGGTGGTCTATAGCATGCACAGAATATAAAGGGACGGTCTGAAATGCTCACGCACACACAGACTAATTTTAGGGGTGATGTAATGTCAATAACAGATGAATTTAGGTTATCTTTGATGGCAATCAAAACGCCGCCTCCTGACTGGATATCGCGGTCACACCTGTAGATGTCATAAGCACCTTCGCAGTcgaatatttcactgttctttattttcgcggaaagccaagtttcagtaaggaCAATGACGTCAGCGGAGCAAGAATCGATAGTTGAAGATAAAGCTGTTCGCTTGTTGGAAACGCTACGCACATTAGTGAAAAGAACAGACACGCTATTTTGACAAGGTCGACTCGAAGATAGCTATGCAGAATGAGGGGAAGGATTTATAGGACCTGTGGCATCGTTATTTACTTCAGCAGCGAAATCGGAAGAATGAAATTCGCAGATAGTATCGGTGACAGAAGAATACACATAGGTTTTCTTGTTCATGACTAATTTATTTGTCCGCAAAGAAAATGATTGCCCGCTAGCTTTTCTGAATTCAATTAGTTTCTTTCAAGATCGGCGTCTGCAGAAATCTTCTCCCACCGATACTTTTGTGGCCTTTAATAGGCCTTTCAGTGACAGGATCTTTTCTCTTGTTTTGAATGATGAAAACTTGATAATAATGGGGCGAGTCTTGCCGACCACAAAAGAGCCAAGACGATGTGCCCTAGCAATCGCTTGCACATTAGTACAGCTATGAGTACAGTGCATGAGTACAGCAATGCAATTAATGAGTGCATAGCTTGCAAGTAGATATATCCTGATCAGATAACCAGTATAACACACACTATCCTACAGAGCGAGAGACTCAAACACGCACACTTGCCGAGCTCTCACGTGCTGTCTTCTTCaaaaaagcactttttttttatgagaaGTTCATTTTTACGCTCCTTGAGAGCCGCTTGTTGCCACTAAGTCCGTCCAAAAATGGCAGTACACAGGGACAAACACGGACAAACAAGCAATGTTCCCTAAAGTGATAATTTAACATCTTGCATAAAATCTTATTGGatattgaaaatatttttttggaAGTGGTGTGATGCTGATACGCAAAAATGGGCAGTATAGTAAGTGCACCAGGCCTCAGAGTTGCATATCTGAAACACAACAATGCAGTAGCTTTTATGCGCTTCTTAATACAGTTATATAGATATAACTGTTCTTATAACTTCTTTCAATCCTTTAATACTATTCTTTATGCATTTTGCTAAGGTGCCACCCATCATTAAATCTTCAAAGCTTGATGTGGTTCCTCAGACTTAATAGAAGCACTTTCTTGAGAACAACCTATTGGACCTTATAGGCTCCAATTAAATCAACTTCTGCTGTGACGACAATAATGACAATGTGACATATGCCTATCATCAAAACAATGTCCAATTCTGTGAAAAAGAAGGCATACTTGCGAATACTTGCGATTTTAGGGTGATATGTCTTGGGAGCCAAAACTCCAGCGAAATGGTAGGACAACAGAACTGTCAGTTTTGTCTAACAGTACTGGTGTGCACTTAGTCAAGCGATAGGACAGAGATGCGAAGAATCACATTCTTGCCAAGCGTCCAGCAATCAAACTGAAATATAACCTCTCTGTAGGTGAGCTTGATTTGTTAGGCAAGATGTGTTTCAGCTTTCATTCTGGCATTTGAGCAGAACGGTACTTATTGTACTTGTACATATTTTGGCATACTCTAAAGATAGAAGCTATTAGTGCATGCTTACTGCACAGAAGAAACATTCAGCAGTGAGGACGGCCTTCTGTGCAATTCAGGAGTTTCTGAATGCACTAGCCACCAGCTTCACCCTGTTCCAAAAGTGCCTCTCTTGGGAGATCCTCCTCAGAGAATTCATTGCCCGTTATAAGAAAAAATATTTCTGGGGTTctatgtgccaaaactacgatctgattatgaggcacaatgTAGTGGGGGACTGCAGGTCATGAGAAAAGCAAAGATCTCAATTCACTTGGACGTGAGATTGGATATGGCACTGAAAATTGGCGAATGTGGTATATATGCTCAACGTGGCCACTGGTGGTTACACTTTCTTCTGTTCAAAGTGACCCTTTACATCAAGAAAGACTGCAACTGCTTCTTTGGCATTCTATCAGAAACGAGGTAGCACTTAAGTGCAGTATCACAGAGCAGCCTGCAAATAAATGTCTGTGTTTGCCTAGCCTGACTGTTTATCTTCATATATTTAGTGCTCACTGTTGCATATATGCAACACTGTGCATCACTCGCACCAAATATAATTCTAATGCAATCATTAAACTCTGCCAACAAAAGTATACTCTATGGTGTACTTTGCACGGCTCCGGGTGCGGTATCTTGAAAGGactctgcagacggctcatacctttgtgtgcgctgtgttcttgccactcttgcgttgaagcgatagactgcacgaaggtcactttgctcactgctgctgccgcgcttgcagCGCCTTGCAGCAAGTGTCTGCACTAATCAAGTGtgttgtgttcatgtttgcttgtgcgcgccgacaccatgcttgttaatgcagttagtaagtgaatgtttccaagtttatacgtccgataaaactactatccttacttcatatagctgtgtactaatttgctatcacaatcgatgcttcgcctttcgggcaaaccTGTGACTTTTTTAGTAATCATCATTATTTCTTTTGGTTTTATTGAAGGCGCACACGTTAGTGGGGTGATAATGCAAGGCTCCTTACAGGCAGCACCGCACAGCTGCTAGGGTTAAGGTACACCAGGCACATACAGCTGGTCAATGCAGCTCAACTCTCAGAAGCCAGATCAGTATGCAAGAGAAAAGGAAACAGATTGAATTGTGCCCAGTCTTACTTTCCTCAGAATAAACTACTTGGAGAAAAACCAGTTTGAATAGTTTGCCATATACATTGCCAACTACTTTTAAGTGGTGCTGCATTCCTTCTGCATCACATTTAGACATCCTGCACCTTCGACTCCGCACTATTGTTGCAGACTAGCACTGGCCATGCTACGCACAGCAACAAACATTGCATGCATATGTGCAGCATCCTGGCTGCCAAGGGCCCATGCCACATTTGACATAAAACTTTCTGCAGTGCTTATTTGCTAGCATGCAGTGTTTGACAGCTGTGCTTTCTCTACTGAAACAATTTCCTCCCTATGTGGCAGATGGGAGTCGGGTGGTGCCACCAACTGCGATTATCCCTACTCCCTAATATCTCACCACAAATTCTCCTCTCTCTACACTGTAGTCAGTGGGATTTTCCATTTCATGACACATATGGTACACACTTGTGTACACCTACCCTCTCCCTTCGGCATTCCTTTTTGCACCTTGATACATGAAAAACTGATACACACGAAAACACCACTATCCACTCCAGCTCAGCATATTATATATTGTCGCCCGTGAAATGTCCAGACCACTATCAACCAAAATTACTCCAGAATGCACTACTTTAGTATGTTATTTTTGGCTACCATCCAAAATTTAGTACACAGGCATTTACACATTATAGATTGATTCCCTTTATTGAAACAGATGCCACTATGACCTCAGTGTGGGAGGAGgtaaaggaagagaaagaaaaaagacagcaTGTACTGTCTCCAGACTATGAGCTACACTATGCACTTGAATATATATAGCATATACTATGCAATTATTCTCAAAACATGCAAGCTTAACAGatggtaacatgatcttggactgtagcgcaaagtgacacggacagagactagaagcagatgGGATGAGCGCTTGAGCGGTTTCACGCTTGTGCTTATCCAGAACAACAAATTACAGTTTTTAGATCTGTGCTTAACATTCCAAGAGGAGCCCGTCTGTTGGCACTATTCACCTAAGCCAAAGAAACCACtgcttgaattttcttcttgTCATTCCAAACTTGTTAAACAGGGGATAGCATACTCAGCTCTTAGGTCTGCCATTGCTATGTCATCTCCACACAATATGCAACAgagtttttcacaacagatagatAGGGTCGAGAAGGCTGGTTATCCTGTTCATTTATCACTAATCTGCGGAAAGCTTGCGAAATGGGTACAAAGCCccgctaagaaacaagaaaaacagaagaagGAAAAAAGGTTTGCTGTGGTGCCCTATGTACATAAGTTATCCCATGGTTTACGGAACGTGGCCAATAGATATGACGTCAATACAGTTTTCTCGGCCCGCCGCAAATTGTCTATTatgtgccctatgataaataggaaGAACAAagtggcaataaaagaaaaaatgatTGCGGCATTAGACATGTGTCCCTTTTTgtgccttgtaacactggtatagtttatcagattccacttaAGTGCAGGAAAACTTACATAggacagagcggcaggtgcattaatattagactaaaagaacacaaataaTCACTTaaccctaatgcttcacatctagTGTCACACTGTTTCAATCACAAttgtaaacctttgtttgaagacacaaatgccaaaccacacgggaaataatcAAAGGCATTTCACATCAAAAGATTAGGAGAGACTTGCATTAGCCATGCATCTTTGTCTCTAttagaatgcgaatttcagtatcttcacagCACCTGTGTTAATCTCAAAtagtgtctttttgttgttttcttttttggctttcCTACCTATTGATATGTTTAACCGATGTCTTTAGACCTTGTCATGTTCATATGCCGCGGTacttgcaatcacctatatatgtGTTGTcagttttaataaaaatttagttgagagttagcgcttgtcccgtctgcttctagtctctgtccgtgtcacttcacactacaatccaagatcatgttaccgtaccaactcacccaactttctGTCCTTTTGCTTAACAAATGGTGCCTGCTGCTTTTTCCCATGCCTCAACAGCCAAGTATTTTCAGAAATGTTATAGTATTAGGTTCTCGCTAGGACTAGTAAATCGAATTCTCAGACTATTCAagcattttttttccccttaaatTTGTAGATCTGTTGACATCTACTTTGCTTCTTGTCACCCATTTTTCTCCTCGTTCCTTCTGGAATCTTCCCACTGAACTGAGTGACTGACCAGAGGAGTGTACAGTGGGGCCCACTGTTAAACGGAACACAAGTGTAGAGCATGTGCGAATTTTCCCCTCTGGCAGCTTTGGAACAGAAGACTTTGGATTGGTAGCCCTGGCGTGCATCTTTTTGCACACCTCTACAGTGCATTGATATAGCTGCAGCTAGAGCGCCAGCCATGTGAAAGCTGCACACTGTGCTTCTTATTATTCACttttcttaaataaaaaaaaaagacaaggtgTTCCAACATTTAGCTGTTCTTTACAGGACCGATAGAGTGAAGGGTATAGTCGCAATCAAATTTATTTCAGACTAATAGCTCGCAGGCTAGCAAGAAAACATGCTACTGGATTCTTCACATCAGCCTGTTAGTCCTTCAGGCATCCTTTCGTTTGACAATTAAAGGGCCAACGTTGTCACCACATTCTTCATTGTGTTTGTTGTGTGATCCATCACAATAAggaaactgaaaagaaaaatagaaaatcTTTTTCATGATATCAAAAATAAATTGACCTGACTAAACATGTAGACAGCCTGACCTGATCTTCACAAATACACGACAGTGACAATTTTCTTACCAGCTACACAAGTTGTGctccagtaaaaaaaaataaatttgatGCACAACGCACTATGACCACATGGTTTTAGTTATGCAATTGCTTATAAAGACATATTCTTTAAAATGTTGAGTGTGCAGCAAAAACaatacaaacaaaaacaaagcacaGGAGGGGAAGAGGAACAAAAATCTATCTTTTATGACTAGTTACTAACAAACGAACAGCTACTTCAGGCAAATGCACAGAACATCTGTGCGTTATGGTCTGTGCAAATGAAAATAAGCTCTGAACTTGGGAAATGAGAAGTCAAACTTAACAATTTGGGATATTTTGCAAGAGGCACTAAAGAATGAATGCCACGCAGATAACAAGCCTAGTCATAGCCTCATCCCCATTAGAGTACCTGTTACCAAATACAGAAATGCTAGTTCTGTATGAAGATGCTGAAATAAAAGCACATGCTTCATACCTAATCCCAAAACCAAAGCACCCAAGAACATAATGATACCATGGGCACATAACACAAAGCATAAGCAGGAAGTGGGGCTGCTACTAGATAAAAAAAATTTAGCTAGACCAGTCTTGGACTTGTTACAACACAAGGTATGATATACATTGTAAAAGCAAGTaattcctttgtagctttgtgctgctTTCTAATTAGTGacaattttttctttcatggaACTTCATCCACATTACGATTTAAAGAGAACTAATTTATTCCTTCATATTCACTTTCTTTTACAAAAGGGCTCGGCAGTTATGGAATCAACCAGCTTGGTTTTGAACGGATTCATTACGCAATGTACCATCAGCACAAACTGAAATACAAGCTAAAGTGTAAACTAAAATATCTCTTTAATGCAATTTAAAGAATGCAACAACATGAACATGAATAAATGGACATCCAGGAAAATGTAAACTAGAACACATCGTACATGCAATTTACTTGAATTTTCAATGCACAATTAATGTAAAGCTGGTCGCATGCCACAGCCCGAATACTTTGCATTTCCATATGGATCATATCAATACTGCAGGCACTGGCAACTGAAAATGTTAAGGTGCATTCTAGTTTGTTTAATATTGTTTGCAAATCTATTTACCCAAAAGtacatgcaataaaaaaaaaagccactgcgGCATTTGGTAATGTCATGAGCACTTGGCATGCCAGATAAAACCACAGCTGCCTTGGCAAATTTACGCTATGTAGTAAGCTACCATTTCAATTGTGAGGTGCTGCCAAACTCATTATGAAGCACATGGTTTTACTGTCACTAAACAGTACGCATTAGTTGGCGCAAGTGCATTGCGTCACCTACATACCTTCTTGGACTTCCAGCAACGACAGAAGACAGCTTTGTTTCCAATGTCCTCGATGTCAACGGAATTAACAATTTTGGGGTTAGTCATGTCGATTTGCAAGTTAACACGTCCCTTTGCCTTGCCGTACGACCTATAGGCAAGGAAGGCAATGCCTAATGCAGCTGCCGTGCCAAGCCATGGCAAGTAGGGCAGGACAGACTCCTTAGTGCCTGTGAAAGTAAGAAAATGGATAACTAGAATTAAAAGGGCACACCACAGAGAAAACAAGCTGAGCTGTACTAGCAAATCCcgcttctacaataccaaaaagtCACTTTGACAGGAGGCTCGATAAGACAGAAAAGATGCACAAACCACCAAAGACTGTTTGCGACACCACCTAGAAGTTGATACACCAGCTCGGCGTACTCACCCACTCAAGTCtagcccatattttttttttaatcgatgAAGGGGCCAAggactgaacttagcaagtttcaagaatTTTACTACATCACAATGGCTTACATACAAAAATATAATTTAAAACTGCATGGCATCACACGCTGGTATTGGTGCTGAGGTTTCAGCGCAAAActtggaaaaagaaaagcaatgagttccaccttttttttctctctcttttaacaATCAACCTCGTGCTGCAAAATTAGCAAtaaagttttgaaagaatactttagtCTAAACTGATAgtgtttttctttagtgtccctctaaagCCTCACTTTGCTGCACTGCCAGAATGAAGTGGCCATGAAAAATCAAGCTTTCGCATTTAAACAGCCGACTACAGAGAGGAGCAAGCAAAATGCATGTGCAGTCTTTTTCGCATACAAGCATGTGAAACAAAGTAACTGTAGATAACTAGGTCATACTCAAATTTCTGCTTGAATAATACCATTAAATTCTAAAAAATTCAAGTCATACTGCTAAATTTTTAAGTGACAACTCGATTTTGAGCAGAAAAATTTTATTCGAATTTGCCCATggaagacaggaaaaaaaaaaatgcgggagaaaagcagggaggttggCTTAAGGTAAAACTCCTCTCGCCTATTTCCAGAGCCAATTCTTGTgttgtatttcttatttactaaagTTTATTGTAGAAAAATGAATCATTACAAAACGTACAAAATTCCCAAGCTTGCCTAATGGCGAAAATACGGTTGTAATATTGAACAGTTTTTCATTAATCAGGCCACCGTCAGCAATGTATGGCAAGTGGCAAAATTTACGAATAGAACTCAAAAACAAGGGTATGACCAAATCGGAATTTACATGGCGAACACGAGAGGAAATACGATGCGATTCCCTACAGCAGTGCAGTGATAAGACACGCCGTGCAGCCGCAGGCAAGGAATTAAGCAACAAAATGAGCACGCAGGCACAGGTGCTATTAGCTTAGGGCTCCGGCACAGCGTTGGAGGTCACGCAGGTGCTAATTTCCAGTTTCAGTTTGACGTTAAGTCCTGTGCATGAGCAGCCCCTCAATTCTGATCAATCTGCATGCATGTAACCAAGCCCCGGTCGCTACTTTCCATACGATCCTACAGCGATATACGAGAACTTGGCACGGCCTAGTTACTAGCTAGCTCGCAAGTTAAATCAGGCTACAGTTTATTTGTGCCCGTGTGCTGACATGTGTGATCATAAAATGTGCGCGCACAGCtaaacttttgcataatcatcaGCGGTCAGGGTGGCACCTAAATACCAATAATAACTTGTCTTGTTTTTCCGTGCCTAGGGGCTAATTACGAACTTTAGTAAAGGTGCTTTAAGCTCATAGTTTGGTCACATACGAAAGCGAGACAGTCTCACCAGTCTTCTAGTAATCTCGGCGCGACATATaactgcgttaaaaaaaaacaacgaaaaactATCGTGCACAACCTACTTTTTTCACCTTGCCCACATAGCTCAATTCACGTAATGATCAAACCACGTTCACTCAAGGGAATACGCTAAGGCATGCGCAACGAGATGAACGATGAGTGTATGTCTTTACAACGCAACAAGTTAACTAGTTAATACGTAGGTGCAGCCTTGAGCGAAATGCACCGAGTTAGTAGAGTGAAAAGGAACTTACTCATTTCACTTCAAGGAGTGTTAACTTCAAGATCAAGTGGAATGATAGGTGATATCAACGACGGTCACACTACAGCATGCTTTTCCAGGCAAAGTACGAGCCTAACGCTGAGGAACGGGCTCTGTTCGGTATTGGGCCACAACCTAAACCTCGTAACTCGTGCTAGTTGCTCGTGCAAGAAGAGGAGAGGTGAACGATAACGAAACATTAAATACTTTGTTTTAATCCAAGAGATATTCGAGTTGCATTTCGAAAAAATTATAGAATTATTAGTAATTTTTTCATGCACTGAAGATAATTTTTGGGGCTCAGTGATAAAAAGATCATTTGAAACAGTTAGCACGCGCAAGTCCGCCGCTGCGCAGGGCGACGATTGTTTAGCCGTGGAATTCAGGGGGTAGGCTTACTTGTCATGGCTTTGAAGAGGATCAACAAGGTAATATTACGATTTTCTCAGTTTTTTGAAAACCTAGTTCTTTGCTGGATGTCTGAACGACTCAATATGGAGCAAGTGTCTCTTATGTGTTGGAAAGATCATGTTACGGAACACTGCCGTGTCAAGGTGGTTATAGGCCTACCACCGCACCGGCGCGAGTGAATGAAAGCCTATCTTTTGCCGCCTTTGAGCCGTAGCTATTGCGCTTATATGTGCACGACCGATATATGTTTCCGCGTCATAATTTATTAATTCTGTGCGTTGTGATAAGATGTGTCGATGATGCATTGCTTGTGTTACGGTGTTCCAGGCACCGCACCGCTTGTGGTGTGCCGACAGCCTATGTTCCTCACCGGGTCATTCTAAAAACGAACATTCGCCGTGATACGGCGTCGAAACTGTCGTTTTGCGGGGAATTGGGCGCTGCAACTCATTTAGGGCAATCTGGCAGGTGTTGCCCACGTATTACGGCGAACGAATGAGCGAATGTGACGCCGTAAATCTGGAATGTTCCTTGTGCCACTCGATAACATGCAAAGAACAATTTTTGATGGTTGcagtgaagtttttgttacacCAGTCCCTTTTCTTCTAAAAATGCAGCTCTTAGACCCTACGAATGTTCAGTGATGTAAGCTACATGGCTTTCACAGTAGGTCTCGTGCAGTGATATTAAACCGCCTCCACAAAATAGTAGTAAAGCGGAATAATAATGATAACGCATCTTTTTGCACAATAATCATGTAATGCTACGTATACGTGCTTGTGCGCATCACAGCCTTTGAAGATGTGAGTCACTCCTCGCAATGGAAATGACGACAGCGGACGTCACATCGGACGCGTTCTGGCGTTCGAATCTTGGCGCGGATGTTCCTTGCTAGTTTCCGGCTGCAAATAAATTTCCTTTCATTGAGCAATGTTGTCTGTATTGTGTGGGGTAAAGCATTATCAGCTGACGAGCTTATTTAATTCACGCCTGGGTTGCTCGTATAGTGGCACTGACCTTCAAGAATGCGCGACGGGCGTTTGTTCAAACCTGTTAGACACCGGCAAAGAAGCCCCCCTCCCGTCcgtcttcattattttttttaccgAACGTCGCGGTCGATGCCAGCTATTTCGTAGCTTGATTGAATTCTCGTCGCTGTCACGTGATAGACCGTCCGCATGCTGAAACTGAAACCATTGAGCATTCCCTGTAGTCGGGTTTGTTCAGAAAGGTTAAATGCTTTTGAACATATTGCTGTTTAACTTGACGAAGCACCATATTGTCTCATGCCTTGAATCttattcgcat
This Dermacentor albipictus isolate Rhodes 1998 colony chromosome 1, USDA_Dalb.pri_finalv2, whole genome shotgun sequence DNA region includes the following protein-coding sequences:
- the Cisd2 gene encoding CDGSH iron-sulfur domain-containing protein 1, yielding MSTKESVLPYLPWLGTAAALGIAFLAYRSYGKAKGRVNLQIDMTNPKIVNSVDIEDIGNKAVFCRCWKSKKFPYCDGSHNKHNEECGDNVGPLIVKRKDA